A stretch of the Macaca mulatta isolate MMU2019108-1 chromosome 14, T2T-MMU8v2.0, whole genome shotgun sequence genome encodes the following:
- the SCYL1 gene encoding N-terminal kinase-like protein isoform X25, giving the protein MSPRRDRGCDSVGNIPQGESGGWWPEGAGDLLGATPDCGEKALSFLVNDCSLIHNNVCMAAVFVDRAGEWKLGGLDYMYSAQGNGGGPPRKGIPELEQYDPPELADSSGRVVREKWSADMWRLGCLIWEVFNGPLPRAAALRNPGKIPKSLVPHYCELVGANPKVRPNPARFLQNCRAPGGFMSNRFVETNLFLEEIQIKEPAEKQKFFQELSKSLDAFPEDFCRHKVLPQLLTAFEFGNAGAVVLTPLFKVGKFLSAEEYQQKIIPVVVKMFSSTDRAMRIRLLQQMEQFIQYLDEPTVNTQIFPHVVHGFLDTNPAIREQTVKSMLLLAPKLNEANLNVELMKHFARLQAKDEQGPIRCNTTVCLGKIGSYLSASTRHRVLTSAFSRATKDPFAPSRVAGVLGFAATHNLYSMNDCAHKILPVLCGLTVDPEKSVRDQAFKAIRSFLSKLESVSEDPTQLEEVEKDVHAASSPGMGGAAASWAGWAVTGVSSLTSKLIRVHPTTAPAETNIPQRPTPEGVPAPAPTPVPATPTTSGHWETQEEDKDTAEDSSAADRWDDEDWGSLEQEAESVLAQQDDWSTGGQVSHASQVSNSDHKPSKSPESDWSSWEAEGSWEQGWQEPSSQEPPLEGMRLASEYNWGGPESSDKGDPFATLSARPSTQPRPDSWGEDNWEGLETESRQAKAELARKKREERRREMEAKRAERKAAKGPMKLGARKLD; this is encoded by the exons ATGTCTCCACGTCGTGACAGAGGCTGTGACTCCGTTGGGAATATACCTCAAGGCGAGAGTGGAGGCTGGTGGCCTGAAGGAGCTGGAGATCTCCTGGGGGCTACACCAGATTGTGGTGAG AAAGCCCTCAGCTTCCTGGTCAACGACTGCAGCCTCATCCACAACAATGTCTGCATGGCCGCCGTGTTCGTGGACCGAGCTGGCGAGTGGAAGCTTGGGGGCCTGGACTACATGTATTCAGCCCAGGGCAACGGTGGGGGACCTCCCCGCAAGGGGATCCCCGAGCTTGAGCAGTATGACCCCCCGGAGTTGGCTGACAGCAGTGGCAGAGTGGTCAGAGAGAAGTG GTCAGCAGACATGTGGCGCTTGGGCTGCCTCATCTGGGAAGTCTTCAATGGGCCCCTACCTCGGGCAGCAGCCCTACGCAACCCTGGGAAG ATCCCCAAATCACTAGTACCCCATTACTGTGAGCTGGTGGGAGCGAACCCCAAGGTGCGTCCCAACCCGGCCCGCTTCCTGCAGAACTGCCGGGCACCTGGTGGCTTCATGAGCAACCGCTTTGTAGAGACCAACCTCTTCCTGGAGGAGATTCAG ATCAAAGAGCCAGCCGAGAAGCAAAAGTTCTTCCAGGAGCTGAGCAAGAGCCTGGATGCGTTCCCTGAGGATTTCTGTCGGCACAAGGTGCTGCCCCAGCTGCTGACCGCCTTCGAGTTCGGCAATGCTGGGGCCGTTGTCCTCACGCCCCTCTTCAAG GTGGGCAAGTTCCTGAGCGCTGAGGAATATCAGCAGAAGATCATCCCTGTGGTGGTCAAGATGTTCTCATCTACTGACCGGGCCATGCGCATCCGCCTCCTGCAGCAG ATGGAGCAGTTCATCCAGTACCTTGATGAGCCAACGGTCAACACCCAGATCTTCCCCCACGTCGTACATGGCTTTCTGGACACCAACCCTGCCATCCGGGAGCAGACGGTCAAG TCCATGCTGCTTCTGGCCCCGAAGCTGAACGAGGCCAACCTCAATGTGGAGCTGATGAAGCACTTTGCACGGCTACAGGCCAAGGATGAACAGGGTCCCATCCGCTGCAACACCACGGTCTGCCTGGGCAAAATCGGCTCATACCTCAGTGCCAGC ACCAGACACAGGGTCCTTACTTCCGCCTTCAGCCGAGCCACTAAGGACCCGTTTGCACCGTCCCGGGTTGCGGGTGTCCTGGGCTTTGCTGCCACCCACAATCTCTACTCAATGAATGACTGTGCCCACAAGATCCTGCCTGTGCTCTGCGGTCTCACTGTAGATCCTGAGAAATCTGTGCGGGACCAG GCCTTCAAGGCCATTCGGAGCTTCCTGTCCAAACTGGAGTCTGTGTCGGAGGACCCGACCCAGCTGGAGGAAGTGG AGAAGGATGTCCATGCAGCCTCCAGCCCTGGCATGGGAGGAGCCGCAGCCAGCTGGGCAGGCTGGGCCGTGACCGGGGTCTCCTCACTCACCTCCAAGCTGATCCGTGTGCACCCCACCACTGCCCCCGCAGAGACCAACATTCCCCAAAGACCCACACCTGAAG GAGTTCCTGCCCCGGCTCCCACCCCTGTTCCTGCCACCCCTACAACCTCAGGCCACTGGGAGACGCAGGAAGAGGACAAGGACACAGCAGAGGACAGCAGCGCTGCTGACAGATGGGACGACGAAGACTGGGGCAGCCTGGAG CAGGAGGCTGAGTCCGTGCTGGCCCAGCAGGATGACTGGAGCACTGGGGGCCAAGTGAGCCATGCTAGTCAG GTTAGCAACTCCGACCACAAACCCTCCAAATCCCCAGAGTCCGACTGGAGCAGCTGGGAAGCTGAGGGCTCCTGGGAACAGGGCTGGCAGGAGCCAAGCTCCCAGGAGCCACCTCTCGAGGGTATGCGGCTGGCCAGCGAGTATAACTGGGGTGGCCCAGAGTCCAGCGACAAGGGTGACCCCTTCGCTACCCTGTCTGCACGTCCCAGCACCCAG CCTAGGCCGGACTCGTGGGGTGAGGACAACTGGGAGGGCCTGGAGACGGAAAGTC gacaggccaaggCTGAGCTGGCCCGGAAGAAGCGCGAGGAGCGGCGGCGGGAGATGGAAGCCAAACGCGCCGAGAGGAAGGCGGCCAAGGGCCCCATGAAGCTGGGAGCCCGGAAGCTGGACTGA
- the SCYL1 gene encoding N-terminal kinase-like protein isoform X34 gives MAAVFVDRAGEWKLGGLDYMYSAQGNGGGPPRKGIPELEQYDPPELADSSGRVVREKWSADMWRLGCLIWEVFNGPLPRAAALRNPGKIPKSLVPHYCELVGANPKVRPNPARFLQNCRAPGGFMSNRFVETNLFLEEIQIKEPAEKQKFFQELSKSLDAFPEDFCRHKVLPQLLTAFEFGNAGAVVLTPLFKVGKFLSAEEYQQKIIPVVVKMFSSTDRAMRIRLLQQMEQFIQYLDEPTVNTQIFPHVVHGFLDTNPAIREQTVKSMLLLAPKLNEANLNVELMKHFARLQAKDEQGPIRCNTTVCLGKIGSYLSASTRHRVLTSAFSRATKDPFAPSRVAGVLGFAATHNLYSMNDCAHKILPVLCGLTVDPEKSVRDQAFKAIRSFLSKLESVSEDPTQLEEVEKDVHAASSPGMGGAAASWAGWAVTGVSSLTSKLIRVHPTTAPAETNIPQRPTPEGVPAPAPTPVPATPTTSGHWETQEEDKDTAEDSSAADRWDDEDWGSLEEAESVLAQQDDWSTGGQVSHASQVSNSDHKPSKSPESDWSSWEAEGSWEQGWQEPSSQEPPLEGMRLASEYNWGGPESSDKGDPFATLSARPSTQPRPDSWGEDNWEGLETESRQAKAELARKKREERRREMEAKRAERKAAKGPMKLGARKLD, from the exons ATGGCCGCCGTGTTCGTGGACCGAGCTGGCGAGTGGAAGCTTGGGGGCCTGGACTACATGTATTCAGCCCAGGGCAACGGTGGGGGACCTCCCCGCAAGGGGATCCCCGAGCTTGAGCAGTATGACCCCCCGGAGTTGGCTGACAGCAGTGGCAGAGTGGTCAGAGAGAAGTG GTCAGCAGACATGTGGCGCTTGGGCTGCCTCATCTGGGAAGTCTTCAATGGGCCCCTACCTCGGGCAGCAGCCCTACGCAACCCTGGGAAG ATCCCCAAATCACTAGTACCCCATTACTGTGAGCTGGTGGGAGCGAACCCCAAGGTGCGTCCCAACCCGGCCCGCTTCCTGCAGAACTGCCGGGCACCTGGTGGCTTCATGAGCAACCGCTTTGTAGAGACCAACCTCTTCCTGGAGGAGATTCAG ATCAAAGAGCCAGCCGAGAAGCAAAAGTTCTTCCAGGAGCTGAGCAAGAGCCTGGATGCGTTCCCTGAGGATTTCTGTCGGCACAAGGTGCTGCCCCAGCTGCTGACCGCCTTCGAGTTCGGCAATGCTGGGGCCGTTGTCCTCACGCCCCTCTTCAAG GTGGGCAAGTTCCTGAGCGCTGAGGAATATCAGCAGAAGATCATCCCTGTGGTGGTCAAGATGTTCTCATCTACTGACCGGGCCATGCGCATCCGCCTCCTGCAGCAG ATGGAGCAGTTCATCCAGTACCTTGATGAGCCAACGGTCAACACCCAGATCTTCCCCCACGTCGTACATGGCTTTCTGGACACCAACCCTGCCATCCGGGAGCAGACGGTCAAG TCCATGCTGCTTCTGGCCCCGAAGCTGAACGAGGCCAACCTCAATGTGGAGCTGATGAAGCACTTTGCACGGCTACAGGCCAAGGATGAACAGGGTCCCATCCGCTGCAACACCACGGTCTGCCTGGGCAAAATCGGCTCATACCTCAGTGCCAGC ACCAGACACAGGGTCCTTACTTCCGCCTTCAGCCGAGCCACTAAGGACCCGTTTGCACCGTCCCGGGTTGCGGGTGTCCTGGGCTTTGCTGCCACCCACAATCTCTACTCAATGAATGACTGTGCCCACAAGATCCTGCCTGTGCTCTGCGGTCTCACTGTAGATCCTGAGAAATCTGTGCGGGACCAG GCCTTCAAGGCCATTCGGAGCTTCCTGTCCAAACTGGAGTCTGTGTCGGAGGACCCGACCCAGCTGGAGGAAGTGG AGAAGGATGTCCATGCAGCCTCCAGCCCTGGCATGGGAGGAGCCGCAGCCAGCTGGGCAGGCTGGGCCGTGACCGGGGTCTCCTCACTCACCTCCAAGCTGATCCGTGTGCACCCCACCACTGCCCCCGCAGAGACCAACATTCCCCAAAGACCCACACCTGAAG GAGTTCCTGCCCCGGCTCCCACCCCTGTTCCTGCCACCCCTACAACCTCAGGCCACTGGGAGACGCAGGAAGAGGACAAGGACACAGCAGAGGACAGCAGCGCTGCTGACAGATGGGACGACGAAGACTGGGGCAGCCTGGAG GAGGCTGAGTCCGTGCTGGCCCAGCAGGATGACTGGAGCACTGGGGGCCAAGTGAGCCATGCTAGTCAG GTTAGCAACTCCGACCACAAACCCTCCAAATCCCCAGAGTCCGACTGGAGCAGCTGGGAAGCTGAGGGCTCCTGGGAACAGGGCTGGCAGGAGCCAAGCTCCCAGGAGCCACCTCTCGAGGGTATGCGGCTGGCCAGCGAGTATAACTGGGGTGGCCCAGAGTCCAGCGACAAGGGTGACCCCTTCGCTACCCTGTCTGCACGTCCCAGCACCCAG CCTAGGCCGGACTCGTGGGGTGAGGACAACTGGGAGGGCCTGGAGACGGAAAGTC gacaggccaaggCTGAGCTGGCCCGGAAGAAGCGCGAGGAGCGGCGGCGGGAGATGGAAGCCAAACGCGCCGAGAGGAAGGCGGCCAAGGGCCCCATGAAGCTGGGAGCCCGGAAGCTGGACTGA
- the SCYL1 gene encoding N-terminal kinase-like protein isoform X33 — protein MAAVFVDRAGEWKLGGLDYMYSAQGNGGGPPRKGIPELEQYDPPELADSSGRVVREKWSADMWRLGCLIWEVFNGPLPRAAALRNPGKIPKSLVPHYCELVGANPKVRPNPARFLQNCRAPGGFMSNRFVETNLFLEEIQIKEPAEKQKFFQELSKSLDAFPEDFCRHKVLPQLLTAFEFGNAGAVVLTPLFKVGKFLSAEEYQQKIIPVVVKMFSSTDRAMRIRLLQQMEQFIQYLDEPTVNTQIFPHVVHGFLDTNPAIREQTVKSMLLLAPKLNEANLNVELMKHFARLQAKDEQGPIRCNTTVCLGKIGSYLSASTRHRVLTSAFSRATKDPFAPSRVAGVLGFAATHNLYSMNDCAHKILPVLCGLTVDPEKSVRDQAFKAIRSFLSKLESVSEDPTQLEEVEKDVHAASSPGMGGAAASWAGWAVTGVSSLTSKLIRVHPTTAPAETNIPQRPTPEGVPAPAPTPVPATPTTSGHWETQEEDKDTAEDSSAADRWDDEDWGSLEQEAESVLAQQDDWSTGGQVSHASQVSNSDHKPSKSPESDWSSWEAEGSWEQGWQEPSSQEPPLEGMRLASEYNWGGPESSDKGDPFATLSARPSTQPRPDSWGEDNWEGLETESRQAKAELARKKREERRREMEAKRAERKAAKGPMKLGARKLD, from the exons ATGGCCGCCGTGTTCGTGGACCGAGCTGGCGAGTGGAAGCTTGGGGGCCTGGACTACATGTATTCAGCCCAGGGCAACGGTGGGGGACCTCCCCGCAAGGGGATCCCCGAGCTTGAGCAGTATGACCCCCCGGAGTTGGCTGACAGCAGTGGCAGAGTGGTCAGAGAGAAGTG GTCAGCAGACATGTGGCGCTTGGGCTGCCTCATCTGGGAAGTCTTCAATGGGCCCCTACCTCGGGCAGCAGCCCTACGCAACCCTGGGAAG ATCCCCAAATCACTAGTACCCCATTACTGTGAGCTGGTGGGAGCGAACCCCAAGGTGCGTCCCAACCCGGCCCGCTTCCTGCAGAACTGCCGGGCACCTGGTGGCTTCATGAGCAACCGCTTTGTAGAGACCAACCTCTTCCTGGAGGAGATTCAG ATCAAAGAGCCAGCCGAGAAGCAAAAGTTCTTCCAGGAGCTGAGCAAGAGCCTGGATGCGTTCCCTGAGGATTTCTGTCGGCACAAGGTGCTGCCCCAGCTGCTGACCGCCTTCGAGTTCGGCAATGCTGGGGCCGTTGTCCTCACGCCCCTCTTCAAG GTGGGCAAGTTCCTGAGCGCTGAGGAATATCAGCAGAAGATCATCCCTGTGGTGGTCAAGATGTTCTCATCTACTGACCGGGCCATGCGCATCCGCCTCCTGCAGCAG ATGGAGCAGTTCATCCAGTACCTTGATGAGCCAACGGTCAACACCCAGATCTTCCCCCACGTCGTACATGGCTTTCTGGACACCAACCCTGCCATCCGGGAGCAGACGGTCAAG TCCATGCTGCTTCTGGCCCCGAAGCTGAACGAGGCCAACCTCAATGTGGAGCTGATGAAGCACTTTGCACGGCTACAGGCCAAGGATGAACAGGGTCCCATCCGCTGCAACACCACGGTCTGCCTGGGCAAAATCGGCTCATACCTCAGTGCCAGC ACCAGACACAGGGTCCTTACTTCCGCCTTCAGCCGAGCCACTAAGGACCCGTTTGCACCGTCCCGGGTTGCGGGTGTCCTGGGCTTTGCTGCCACCCACAATCTCTACTCAATGAATGACTGTGCCCACAAGATCCTGCCTGTGCTCTGCGGTCTCACTGTAGATCCTGAGAAATCTGTGCGGGACCAG GCCTTCAAGGCCATTCGGAGCTTCCTGTCCAAACTGGAGTCTGTGTCGGAGGACCCGACCCAGCTGGAGGAAGTGG AGAAGGATGTCCATGCAGCCTCCAGCCCTGGCATGGGAGGAGCCGCAGCCAGCTGGGCAGGCTGGGCCGTGACCGGGGTCTCCTCACTCACCTCCAAGCTGATCCGTGTGCACCCCACCACTGCCCCCGCAGAGACCAACATTCCCCAAAGACCCACACCTGAAG GAGTTCCTGCCCCGGCTCCCACCCCTGTTCCTGCCACCCCTACAACCTCAGGCCACTGGGAGACGCAGGAAGAGGACAAGGACACAGCAGAGGACAGCAGCGCTGCTGACAGATGGGACGACGAAGACTGGGGCAGCCTGGAG CAGGAGGCTGAGTCCGTGCTGGCCCAGCAGGATGACTGGAGCACTGGGGGCCAAGTGAGCCATGCTAGTCAG GTTAGCAACTCCGACCACAAACCCTCCAAATCCCCAGAGTCCGACTGGAGCAGCTGGGAAGCTGAGGGCTCCTGGGAACAGGGCTGGCAGGAGCCAAGCTCCCAGGAGCCACCTCTCGAGGGTATGCGGCTGGCCAGCGAGTATAACTGGGGTGGCCCAGAGTCCAGCGACAAGGGTGACCCCTTCGCTACCCTGTCTGCACGTCCCAGCACCCAG CCTAGGCCGGACTCGTGGGGTGAGGACAACTGGGAGGGCCTGGAGACGGAAAGTC gacaggccaaggCTGAGCTGGCCCGGAAGAAGCGCGAGGAGCGGCGGCGGGAGATGGAAGCCAAACGCGCCGAGAGGAAGGCGGCCAAGGGCCCCATGAAGCTGGGAGCCCGGAAGCTGGACTGA
- the SCYL1 gene encoding N-terminal kinase-like protein isoform X7 — protein sequence MWFFARDPVRDFPFELIPEPPEGGPPGPWALHRGRKKATGCPVSIFVYDVKPGAEEQTQVAKAAFKRLKTLRHPNILAYIDGLETEKCLHVVTEAVTPLGIYLKARVEAGGLKELEISWGLHQIKALSFLVNDCSLIHNNVCMAAVFVDRAGEWKLGGLDYMYSAQGNGGGPPRKGIPELEQYDPPELADSSGRVVREKWSADMWRLGCLIWEVFNGPLPRAAALRNPGKIPKSLVPHYCELVGANPKVRPNPARFLQNCRAPGGFMSNRFVETNLFLEEIQIKEPAEKQKFFQELSKSLDAFPEDFCRHKVLPQLLTAFEFGNAGAVVLTPLFKVGKFLSAEEYQQKIIPVVVKMFSSTDRAMRIRLLQQMEQFIQYLDEPTVNTQIFPHVVHGFLDTNPAIREQTVKSMLLLAPKLNEANLNVELMKHFARLQAKDEQGPIRCNTTVCLGKIGSYLSASTRHRVLTSAFSRATKDPFAPSRVAGVLGFAATHNLYSMNDCAHKILPVLCGLTVDPEKSVRDQAFKAIRSFLSKLESVSEDPTQLEEVEKDVHAASSPGMGGAAASWAGWAVTGVSSLTSKLIRVHPTTAPAETNIPQRPTPEGVPAPAPTPVPATPTTSGHWETQEEDKDTAEDSSAADRWDDEDWGSLEQEAESVLAQQDDWSTGGQVSHASQVSNSDHKPSKSPESDWSSWEAEGSWEQGWQEPSSQEPPLEGMRLASEYNWGGPESSDKGDPFATLSARPSTQPRPDSWGEDNWEGLETESRQAKAELARKKREERRREMEAKRAERKAAKGPMKLGARKLD from the exons ATGTGGTTCTTTGCTCGGGACCCGGTCCGGGACTTTCCGTTCGAGCTCATCCCGGAGCCCCCAGAGGGCGGCCCGCCCGGGCCCTGGGCCCTGCACCGTGGCCGCAAGAAG GCCACAGGCTGTCCCGTGTCCATCTTCGTCTATGATGTGAAGCCTGGCGCGGAAGAGCAGACCCAGGTGGCCAAAGCTGCTTTCAAGCGCCTCAAAACTCTACGGCATCCCAACATCCTGGCTTACATCGATGGACTGGAG ACAGAAAAATGTCTCCACGTCGTGACAGAGGCTGTGACTCCGTTGGGAATATACCTCAAGGCGAGAGTGGAGGCTGGTGGCCTGAAGGAGCTGGAGATCTCCTGGGGGCTACACCAGATT AAAGCCCTCAGCTTCCTGGTCAACGACTGCAGCCTCATCCACAACAATGTCTGCATGGCCGCCGTGTTCGTGGACCGAGCTGGCGAGTGGAAGCTTGGGGGCCTGGACTACATGTATTCAGCCCAGGGCAACGGTGGGGGACCTCCCCGCAAGGGGATCCCCGAGCTTGAGCAGTATGACCCCCCGGAGTTGGCTGACAGCAGTGGCAGAGTGGTCAGAGAGAAGTG GTCAGCAGACATGTGGCGCTTGGGCTGCCTCATCTGGGAAGTCTTCAATGGGCCCCTACCTCGGGCAGCAGCCCTACGCAACCCTGGGAAG ATCCCCAAATCACTAGTACCCCATTACTGTGAGCTGGTGGGAGCGAACCCCAAGGTGCGTCCCAACCCGGCCCGCTTCCTGCAGAACTGCCGGGCACCTGGTGGCTTCATGAGCAACCGCTTTGTAGAGACCAACCTCTTCCTGGAGGAGATTCAG ATCAAAGAGCCAGCCGAGAAGCAAAAGTTCTTCCAGGAGCTGAGCAAGAGCCTGGATGCGTTCCCTGAGGATTTCTGTCGGCACAAGGTGCTGCCCCAGCTGCTGACCGCCTTCGAGTTCGGCAATGCTGGGGCCGTTGTCCTCACGCCCCTCTTCAAG GTGGGCAAGTTCCTGAGCGCTGAGGAATATCAGCAGAAGATCATCCCTGTGGTGGTCAAGATGTTCTCATCTACTGACCGGGCCATGCGCATCCGCCTCCTGCAGCAG ATGGAGCAGTTCATCCAGTACCTTGATGAGCCAACGGTCAACACCCAGATCTTCCCCCACGTCGTACATGGCTTTCTGGACACCAACCCTGCCATCCGGGAGCAGACGGTCAAG TCCATGCTGCTTCTGGCCCCGAAGCTGAACGAGGCCAACCTCAATGTGGAGCTGATGAAGCACTTTGCACGGCTACAGGCCAAGGATGAACAGGGTCCCATCCGCTGCAACACCACGGTCTGCCTGGGCAAAATCGGCTCATACCTCAGTGCCAGC ACCAGACACAGGGTCCTTACTTCCGCCTTCAGCCGAGCCACTAAGGACCCGTTTGCACCGTCCCGGGTTGCGGGTGTCCTGGGCTTTGCTGCCACCCACAATCTCTACTCAATGAATGACTGTGCCCACAAGATCCTGCCTGTGCTCTGCGGTCTCACTGTAGATCCTGAGAAATCTGTGCGGGACCAG GCCTTCAAGGCCATTCGGAGCTTCCTGTCCAAACTGGAGTCTGTGTCGGAGGACCCGACCCAGCTGGAGGAAGTGG AGAAGGATGTCCATGCAGCCTCCAGCCCTGGCATGGGAGGAGCCGCAGCCAGCTGGGCAGGCTGGGCCGTGACCGGGGTCTCCTCACTCACCTCCAAGCTGATCCGTGTGCACCCCACCACTGCCCCCGCAGAGACCAACATTCCCCAAAGACCCACACCTGAAG GAGTTCCTGCCCCGGCTCCCACCCCTGTTCCTGCCACCCCTACAACCTCAGGCCACTGGGAGACGCAGGAAGAGGACAAGGACACAGCAGAGGACAGCAGCGCTGCTGACAGATGGGACGACGAAGACTGGGGCAGCCTGGAG CAGGAGGCTGAGTCCGTGCTGGCCCAGCAGGATGACTGGAGCACTGGGGGCCAAGTGAGCCATGCTAGTCAG GTTAGCAACTCCGACCACAAACCCTCCAAATCCCCAGAGTCCGACTGGAGCAGCTGGGAAGCTGAGGGCTCCTGGGAACAGGGCTGGCAGGAGCCAAGCTCCCAGGAGCCACCTCTCGAGGGTATGCGGCTGGCCAGCGAGTATAACTGGGGTGGCCCAGAGTCCAGCGACAAGGGTGACCCCTTCGCTACCCTGTCTGCACGTCCCAGCACCCAG CCTAGGCCGGACTCGTGGGGTGAGGACAACTGGGAGGGCCTGGAGACGGAAAGTC gacaggccaaggCTGAGCTGGCCCGGAAGAAGCGCGAGGAGCGGCGGCGGGAGATGGAAGCCAAACGCGCCGAGAGGAAGGCGGCCAAGGGCCCCATGAAGCTGGGAGCCCGGAAGCTGGACTGA
- the SCYL1 gene encoding N-terminal kinase-like protein isoform X32, whose protein sequence is MSPRRDRGCDSVGNIPQGESGGWWPEGAGDLLGATPDCALSFLVNDCSLIHNNVCMAAVFVDRAGEWKLGGLDYMYSAQGNGGGPPRKGIPELEQYDPPELADSSGRVVREKWSADMWRLGCLIWEVFNGPLPRAAALRNPGKIPKSLVPHYCELVGANPKVRPNPARFLQNCRAPGGFMSNRFVETNLFLEEIQIKEPAEKQKFFQELSKSLDAFPEDFCRHKVLPQLLTAFEFGNAGAVVLTPLFKVGKFLSAEEYQQKIIPVVVKMFSSTDRAMRIRLLQQMEQFIQYLDEPTVNTQIFPHVVHGFLDTNPAIREQTVKSMLLLAPKLNEANLNVELMKHFARLQAKDEQGPIRCNTTVCLGKIGSYLSASTRHRVLTSAFSRATKDPFAPSRVAGVLGFAATHNLYSMNDCAHKILPVLCGLTVDPEKSVRDQAFKAIRSFLSKLESVSEDPTQLEEVEKDVHAASSPGMGGAAASWAGWAVTGVSSLTSKLIRVHPTTAPAETNIPQRPTPEGHWETQEEDKDTAEDSSAADRWDDEDWGSLEEAESVLAQQDDWSTGGQVSHASQVSNSDHKPSKSPESDWSSWEAEGSWEQGWQEPSSQEPPLEGMRLASEYNWGGPESSDKGDPFATLSARPSTQPRPDSWGEDNWEGLETESRQAKAELARKKREERRREMEAKRAERKAAKGPMKLGARKLD, encoded by the exons ATGTCTCCACGTCGTGACAGAGGCTGTGACTCCGTTGGGAATATACCTCAAGGCGAGAGTGGAGGCTGGTGGCCTGAAGGAGCTGGAGATCTCCTGGGGGCTACACCAGATTGTG CCCTCAGCTTCCTGGTCAACGACTGCAGCCTCATCCACAACAATGTCTGCATGGCCGCCGTGTTCGTGGACCGAGCTGGCGAGTGGAAGCTTGGGGGCCTGGACTACATGTATTCAGCCCAGGGCAACGGTGGGGGACCTCCCCGCAAGGGGATCCCCGAGCTTGAGCAGTATGACCCCCCGGAGTTGGCTGACAGCAGTGGCAGAGTGGTCAGAGAGAAGTG GTCAGCAGACATGTGGCGCTTGGGCTGCCTCATCTGGGAAGTCTTCAATGGGCCCCTACCTCGGGCAGCAGCCCTACGCAACCCTGGGAAG ATCCCCAAATCACTAGTACCCCATTACTGTGAGCTGGTGGGAGCGAACCCCAAGGTGCGTCCCAACCCGGCCCGCTTCCTGCAGAACTGCCGGGCACCTGGTGGCTTCATGAGCAACCGCTTTGTAGAGACCAACCTCTTCCTGGAGGAGATTCAG ATCAAAGAGCCAGCCGAGAAGCAAAAGTTCTTCCAGGAGCTGAGCAAGAGCCTGGATGCGTTCCCTGAGGATTTCTGTCGGCACAAGGTGCTGCCCCAGCTGCTGACCGCCTTCGAGTTCGGCAATGCTGGGGCCGTTGTCCTCACGCCCCTCTTCAAG GTGGGCAAGTTCCTGAGCGCTGAGGAATATCAGCAGAAGATCATCCCTGTGGTGGTCAAGATGTTCTCATCTACTGACCGGGCCATGCGCATCCGCCTCCTGCAGCAG ATGGAGCAGTTCATCCAGTACCTTGATGAGCCAACGGTCAACACCCAGATCTTCCCCCACGTCGTACATGGCTTTCTGGACACCAACCCTGCCATCCGGGAGCAGACGGTCAAG TCCATGCTGCTTCTGGCCCCGAAGCTGAACGAGGCCAACCTCAATGTGGAGCTGATGAAGCACTTTGCACGGCTACAGGCCAAGGATGAACAGGGTCCCATCCGCTGCAACACCACGGTCTGCCTGGGCAAAATCGGCTCATACCTCAGTGCCAGC ACCAGACACAGGGTCCTTACTTCCGCCTTCAGCCGAGCCACTAAGGACCCGTTTGCACCGTCCCGGGTTGCGGGTGTCCTGGGCTTTGCTGCCACCCACAATCTCTACTCAATGAATGACTGTGCCCACAAGATCCTGCCTGTGCTCTGCGGTCTCACTGTAGATCCTGAGAAATCTGTGCGGGACCAG GCCTTCAAGGCCATTCGGAGCTTCCTGTCCAAACTGGAGTCTGTGTCGGAGGACCCGACCCAGCTGGAGGAAGTGG AGAAGGATGTCCATGCAGCCTCCAGCCCTGGCATGGGAGGAGCCGCAGCCAGCTGGGCAGGCTGGGCCGTGACCGGGGTCTCCTCACTCACCTCCAAGCTGATCCGTGTGCACCCCACCACTGCCCCCGCAGAGACCAACATTCCCCAAAGACCCACACCTGAAG GCCACTGGGAGACGCAGGAAGAGGACAAGGACACAGCAGAGGACAGCAGCGCTGCTGACAGATGGGACGACGAAGACTGGGGCAGCCTGGAG GAGGCTGAGTCCGTGCTGGCCCAGCAGGATGACTGGAGCACTGGGGGCCAAGTGAGCCATGCTAGTCAG GTTAGCAACTCCGACCACAAACCCTCCAAATCCCCAGAGTCCGACTGGAGCAGCTGGGAAGCTGAGGGCTCCTGGGAACAGGGCTGGCAGGAGCCAAGCTCCCAGGAGCCACCTCTCGAGGGTATGCGGCTGGCCAGCGAGTATAACTGGGGTGGCCCAGAGTCCAGCGACAAGGGTGACCCCTTCGCTACCCTGTCTGCACGTCCCAGCACCCAG CCTAGGCCGGACTCGTGGGGTGAGGACAACTGGGAGGGCCTGGAGACGGAAAGTC gacaggccaaggCTGAGCTGGCCCGGAAGAAGCGCGAGGAGCGGCGGCGGGAGATGGAAGCCAAACGCGCCGAGAGGAAGGCGGCCAAGGGCCCCATGAAGCTGGGAGCCCGGAAGCTGGACTGA